One Puniceicoccus vermicola DNA window includes the following coding sequences:
- a CDS encoding glycogen/starch/alpha-glucan phosphorylase has protein sequence MPTKKTTRKTASQKPAPKTATTPGKAPISTAEIKESILSHLEKTLARDTNTATKRDWWIATSKAVQDRILSRYIDTMGVHNEENVRRVYYLSLEYLMGRLFRNNIFNAGVFDQVSEALGELGLDIDELAAEENDMGLGNGGLGRLAACFLDSLATLDLPAIGYGIHYEFGLFKQEFENGYQVERPDNWEKFGNPWEIMRPEYMQTVNLYGRVENRVDEKGDFKPVWVDTRSINGVPFDIPICGYGTKTVNFLRLWESKASEEFDFQVFNEGGYVEAVHDKAVGETVSKVLYPNDATESGKELRLVQQYFFVCCSLQDIMRRFLKKESDWSEFPSKVAIQLNDTHPAVATAELMRILVDEQGMPWDEAWGITRKTFAYTNHTLLPEALEKWSVPLFERVLPRHLQIIYEINRRFLEEEVEAMWPGDSGKKSELSIIEEGEPKMIRMAYLSVVASHAVNGVAALHTQLLRDYLFNSFDNLYPGKFQNKTNGITPRRWLLACNPELAKLVTGKVGEDWPKHLDELKGLEAFAEDPDFQKEYLAVKHTKKEQLAAFIEKNMGITVNPSALFDTQVKRLHEYKRQHLNLLHILTLYHRILHNPDYDMVPRVFVFAAKAAPGYYLAKNIIRAINKVGEKINNDPRVKDRIKVAFLPNYGVTLAEKIIPAADLSEQISTAGKEASGTGNMKFALNGALTIGTLDGANVEIGEEVGDDNIFIFGLEVEDVESLRASGYNPWDYYNSNAELKAVLDWLQSDAFTPGESGAFQPLVDSILKNGDPFLVCADYAAYIEAQEKVDAAFRDRERWAKMAILNTARVGKFSSDRTIREYADEIWDLPSVPVK, from the coding sequence ATGCCAACTAAGAAAACCACCCGTAAGACAGCCTCCCAAAAACCGGCTCCCAAGACTGCCACGACACCCGGCAAGGCGCCCATTTCCACGGCTGAAATCAAGGAATCCATTCTTTCCCATCTTGAGAAGACTCTCGCGCGGGATACCAACACCGCCACGAAGCGGGACTGGTGGATTGCCACCTCGAAAGCCGTTCAAGACCGCATCCTCAGCCGCTACATCGACACGATGGGCGTACACAATGAGGAGAACGTCCGCCGGGTCTATTATCTCAGCCTCGAGTACCTCATGGGACGCCTCTTCCGTAACAACATTTTCAACGCCGGCGTCTTCGACCAAGTCTCCGAAGCGTTGGGAGAGCTCGGGCTCGACATCGATGAGCTCGCTGCCGAAGAAAATGACATGGGTCTCGGCAACGGAGGTCTCGGTCGTCTCGCCGCCTGCTTCCTCGATTCCCTCGCGACTCTGGACCTACCGGCCATCGGCTACGGCATCCACTACGAATTCGGACTCTTTAAGCAGGAATTCGAGAATGGTTACCAAGTCGAGCGTCCCGACAACTGGGAGAAGTTCGGCAACCCTTGGGAAATCATGCGTCCCGAGTACATGCAGACCGTCAATCTCTACGGCCGCGTCGAAAACCGAGTGGACGAAAAGGGCGATTTCAAACCGGTTTGGGTCGACACCCGCAGCATTAACGGGGTCCCCTTCGACATCCCGATATGCGGATATGGCACCAAGACGGTCAACTTTCTCCGCCTCTGGGAATCCAAGGCCTCAGAAGAGTTCGACTTCCAGGTCTTCAACGAAGGGGGCTATGTCGAAGCCGTTCACGACAAGGCCGTCGGCGAAACCGTCTCCAAGGTTCTCTACCCGAACGATGCCACGGAAAGCGGCAAAGAGCTGCGTCTCGTTCAGCAATACTTCTTCGTCTGCTGCTCCCTTCAGGACATTATGCGTCGCTTCCTCAAGAAGGAAAGCGACTGGAGCGAGTTCCCGAGCAAGGTCGCGATTCAGCTGAACGACACCCACCCGGCTGTCGCCACCGCCGAGCTGATGCGGATCCTCGTCGACGAGCAGGGAATGCCGTGGGACGAAGCGTGGGGCATCACCCGCAAGACCTTCGCCTACACCAACCACACCCTTCTTCCGGAAGCATTGGAGAAGTGGAGCGTGCCGCTCTTTGAACGGGTCCTCCCCCGCCACCTCCAGATCATCTACGAAATCAATCGCCGATTCCTCGAAGAAGAAGTGGAAGCCATGTGGCCCGGTGACAGCGGCAAGAAGAGCGAACTTTCGATCATCGAAGAGGGTGAACCGAAGATGATCCGCATGGCCTATCTCTCCGTGGTCGCCAGTCATGCCGTCAACGGTGTCGCCGCTCTGCACACGCAGCTCTTGCGCGACTATCTCTTCAACAGCTTCGACAACCTTTATCCGGGCAAGTTCCAGAACAAGACGAACGGGATCACCCCCCGTCGCTGGCTCCTCGCCTGCAACCCGGAGCTCGCCAAGCTGGTCACCGGCAAGGTCGGAGAAGACTGGCCGAAGCACCTCGACGAACTCAAAGGGCTCGAAGCATTTGCCGAAGACCCGGACTTCCAAAAGGAATACCTGGCCGTCAAGCACACCAAGAAGGAGCAACTCGCCGCCTTTATCGAAAAGAACATGGGCATCACGGTGAACCCGTCCGCCCTGTTCGACACACAGGTCAAGCGACTGCACGAGTACAAGCGCCAGCATCTCAACCTGCTGCACATCCTGACCCTCTATCACCGGATCCTCCACAACCCGGACTACGATATGGTACCGCGCGTCTTCGTCTTCGCCGCAAAAGCCGCTCCCGGTTATTACCTGGCGAAGAACATCATCCGCGCCATCAACAAAGTGGGCGAGAAGATCAACAATGACCCACGCGTGAAGGACCGCATCAAGGTCGCCTTCCTGCCGAACTACGGAGTGACGCTCGCCGAGAAGATCATCCCGGCTGCCGACCTCTCCGAGCAGATTTCGACTGCGGGGAAGGAAGCTTCCGGAACCGGCAACATGAAATTCGCCCTCAACGGCGCTTTGACCATCGGAACTCTCGACGGAGCCAACGTGGAAATCGGTGAGGAAGTCGGCGACGACAACATCTTCATCTTCGGTCTCGAAGTCGAAGACGTCGAATCCCTCCGCGCTTCCGGCTACAACCCTTGGGACTACTACAACTCGAACGCCGAGCTGAAAGCCGTCCTCGACTGGCTCCAGTCCGACGCCTTCACTCCCGGGGAATCCGGTGCCTTCCAGCCGCTGGTCGATAGCATTCTCAAGAACGGCGATCCGTTCCTCGTCTGCGCCGACTACGCCGCCTACATCGAGGCTCAGGAAAAGGTCGACGCCGCCTTCCGCGACCGCGAACGCTGGGCCAAGATGGCCATTCTCAACACCGCCCGCGTCGGCAAGTTCTCCTCAGACCGCACCATCCGCGAATACGCGGACGAGATCTGGGACCTGCCCTCCGTGCCGGTGAAATAA